A region from the Flavobacteriales bacterium genome encodes:
- a CDS encoding sensor histidine kinase yields MRIGLSVAAMLLAASNMQGQTMLDSLLRALDGQRGADRVRTLGEIEWELSFTDPAKAVRYGEEALKLAESLRDSALVAQAANDLAIPLYRLGQFPRCLALNNRALGIRRSLADTMGIAASHAKLGTAYTELLELDSALHHNQAAERIYAQRGDLERLATMRGNQARLYQQMGDLEMAEKVARSTVDLILPTGNEYVIANTYGQLAQILVDRKDIEGSEDAAEKALPIFLRIDDRAAVASISNVLGICARTRGDNNAAMEHYTRALRMAIDVGDQEGEATYQSNVANVLRDMGRLDEACARYDSAIVLCRAGGFTDQHLSALLGYVAALERKGDWPKALALQKEYQARKDSVYDRERIDALSDMQVKYETERTEKELAQERERTLAQQARIGRQRLWIGLIASGVLLAALLTWQMVARQRARARAERDSAVIAERERGLKTMLERTDADRKRIAGELHDGVGQQLTGLKYRLEDIASRVSAAAPAEAERMKDVLALAEETGREVRGIAHNMMPRALGDLGLAPALNDMLHKSLARPGVRFTFDHFGLDARLSQHMEVGVYRIAQELISNVLKHADARNVAVQLLRNKDRLVLIVEDDGKGIGQRTGHGIGLLTMQDRARAMHGQLEIVPAPVQGTVATLRVPLTNGNSN; encoded by the coding sequence ATGCGCATTGGGCTCAGCGTAGCAGCGATGTTGTTGGCGGCCTCGAACATGCAAGGCCAGACCATGCTGGACAGCCTGTTGCGCGCATTGGACGGTCAGCGCGGCGCCGACCGCGTGCGCACCCTCGGCGAGATCGAGTGGGAATTGAGCTTCACCGATCCGGCGAAGGCCGTCCGGTACGGTGAAGAAGCCTTGAAGCTGGCGGAAAGCCTTCGCGACAGCGCCTTGGTTGCCCAAGCGGCCAATGACCTGGCCATACCGCTCTACCGCCTTGGGCAATTTCCGCGCTGCCTCGCCCTCAACAACCGCGCGCTCGGCATCCGCCGGTCGCTCGCCGATACCATGGGCATCGCGGCGTCGCACGCCAAGCTGGGAACAGCCTACACCGAACTGTTGGAGCTGGACAGCGCACTGCACCACAACCAGGCGGCCGAGCGCATCTACGCCCAACGCGGTGACCTGGAGCGCCTGGCCACCATGCGCGGCAACCAGGCCCGGCTCTACCAGCAGATGGGCGATCTGGAAATGGCCGAAAAGGTGGCCCGCAGCACGGTCGACCTCATACTACCCACGGGCAACGAGTACGTGATCGCCAACACGTACGGTCAACTTGCGCAGATCCTCGTTGATCGCAAGGACATCGAAGGCTCCGAGGATGCCGCGGAGAAAGCGCTGCCCATCTTCCTTCGCATCGACGACCGGGCCGCCGTGGCGAGCATCAGCAATGTGCTCGGCATCTGTGCGCGCACCCGTGGCGACAACAACGCCGCCATGGAGCATTACACAAGGGCGCTGCGCATGGCGATCGACGTCGGCGATCAGGAAGGGGAAGCCACCTACCAGAGCAACGTGGCGAACGTATTGCGCGACATGGGACGTTTGGACGAAGCGTGCGCACGCTACGACAGTGCCATAGTGCTCTGCCGCGCGGGCGGTTTCACCGATCAGCATCTGAGCGCCCTGCTCGGTTATGTGGCCGCGTTGGAGCGCAAGGGCGATTGGCCGAAGGCCTTGGCATTGCAGAAGGAGTACCAAGCGCGGAAGGATTCCGTGTACGACCGTGAACGCATCGATGCGCTCAGCGACATGCAGGTGAAGTACGAGACGGAGCGCACCGAAAAGGAACTGGCACAGGAGCGCGAACGGACATTGGCGCAGCAAGCACGCATCGGGCGGCAACGGTTGTGGATCGGCCTCATCGCCAGCGGGGTGCTCCTGGCCGCGCTGCTCACATGGCAGATGGTGGCCCGGCAACGTGCACGCGCGCGCGCCGAGCGCGATTCCGCGGTGATCGCAGAACGCGAACGCGGGTTGAAAACGATGCTGGAACGCACTGATGCCGATCGCAAACGCATCGCCGGCGAACTGCACGACGGCGTGGGCCAGCAGCTCACGGGCCTCAAATACCGGTTGGAGGACATCGCAAGCCGCGTTTCAGCGGCAGCCCCTGCCGAAGCCGAGCGGATGAAGGACGTGCTCGCCTTGGCCGAGGAGACAGGTCGTGAAGTGCGCGGCATCGCCCACAACATGATGCCGCGCGCGCTTGGTGACCTGGGCCTGGCGCCCGCGCTCAACGACATGCTGCACAAGTCGCTTGCGCGGCCCGGCGTGCGCTTCACGTTCGATCACTTCGGCCTCGATGCACGGTTGTCCCAGCACATGGAAGTGGGCGTGTACCGCATTGCGCAGGAATTGATCAGCAACGTGCTCAAGCATGCCGATGCCCGCAACGTGGCCGTCCAACTGCTGCGCAACAAAGACCGCTTGGTGCTGATCGTTGAGGACGATGGCAAAGGCATCGGCCAAAGGACCGGCCATGGCATTGGCCTGCTGACCATGCAGGACCGCGCACGCGCCATGCACGGGCAACTCGAGATCGTTCCTGCACCGGTGCAGGGCACCGTGGCAACGCTCCGCGTTCCGCTCACCAACGGCAACTCCAACTGA
- a CDS encoding response regulator transcription factor, which produces MSKNRIRVALCDDHRIVTDGMKQLLSNVDDIDVVGAAHDGVEALYLLEHLKADILLTDLDMPNMDGQQLTGRVKEKYPQVKVIVLSMHEEAAVVKHLMDLGADGYLVKSAGKDEVLLAIRNVHEGRKHFGSGLMEAMMKQAAAPRTGSAVLKDLSEREVEVLAALAEGLGNKEIGEKLFISPRTVDTHRTNLMRKLDVHNVAGLVRIAIAAGLVK; this is translated from the coding sequence ATGTCGAAGAACAGGATCCGTGTGGCCCTCTGCGACGATCACCGCATCGTTACCGACGGCATGAAGCAACTGCTCAGCAACGTAGACGATATCGATGTGGTGGGCGCCGCGCACGACGGTGTTGAAGCGCTCTACCTGCTGGAGCACCTGAAGGCCGATATCCTCCTCACCGACCTCGACATGCCCAACATGGACGGGCAGCAGCTCACCGGCCGGGTGAAAGAGAAGTACCCGCAGGTGAAAGTCATCGTGCTCAGCATGCACGAGGAAGCAGCAGTGGTAAAACACCTGATGGACCTCGGCGCCGACGGCTATCTGGTGAAGAGCGCGGGCAAGGATGAAGTGCTGCTGGCCATTCGCAACGTGCACGAGGGCCGCAAGCACTTCGGCAGCGGCCTGATGGAAGCCATGATGAAGCAGGCCGCAGCGCCCCGGACCGGCAGTGCCGTGCTCAAGGACCTCAGCGAGCGTGAGGTGGAAGTGCTGGCGGCCTTGGCGGAAGGCCTCGGCAACAAGGAGATCGGCGAGAAGCTCTTCATCAGCCCGCGCACGGTGGACACGCACCGCACCAACCTGATGCGCAAGCTCGATGTGCACAACGTGGCCGGTCTGGTGCGCATCGCCATTGCGGCGGGGCTGGTGAAGTAA
- a CDS encoding phosphodiester glycosidase family protein, with amino-acid sequence MRALLWFSLALLLYSGRPPGPDDRIASVVFVPDKLNISMHWRDAEGKDYRNIGRLKSDLEQQGRTLLFAMNGGMYTPDHTPVGLYVESGTQHHKLNTGKGGTGNFSMQPNGVFGVHQNGRAEVITTDGARMITDWRCATQSGPMLVIDGSINAQFTPGSKNVNIRNGVGTTTDGRVVFAISREPVNFHDFARFFLDQGCANALYLDGAVSRAYMPEAGLQQLDGDLGVLIAVVR; translated from the coding sequence ATGCGTGCATTGCTCTGGTTCTCCTTGGCGCTCCTGCTCTACAGCGGGCGTCCACCAGGGCCCGATGACCGTATCGCCTCCGTGGTCTTCGTCCCGGACAAGTTGAACATCAGCATGCACTGGCGCGATGCGGAGGGAAAAGACTACCGGAACATCGGCCGCTTGAAGAGCGACCTGGAACAGCAAGGTCGCACGCTGCTTTTCGCCATGAACGGTGGCATGTACACCCCCGATCATACGCCCGTGGGGCTCTATGTGGAGAGCGGCACACAACACCACAAGCTCAATACGGGCAAGGGCGGCACCGGCAACTTCAGCATGCAGCCAAACGGGGTGTTCGGCGTGCACCAGAACGGCCGGGCCGAAGTGATCACCACGGATGGCGCACGAATGATCACCGATTGGCGCTGCGCCACGCAAAGTGGTCCCATGTTGGTCATTGATGGCAGCATCAATGCGCAGTTCACGCCCGGCTCCAAGAACGTGAACATCCGCAACGGTGTTGGTACCACCACCGATGGCCGTGTTGTCTTCGCCATCAGCCGGGAGCCGGTGAACTTCCACGACTTCGCGCGCTTCTTCCTGGACCAAGGCTGTGCGAACGCTCTCTACTTGGACGGTGCCGTGAGCCGCGCCTACATGCCCGAAGCCGGACTGCAACAGCTCGATGGCGACCTGGGCGTGCTGATCGCCGTGGTGCGCTAG
- a CDS encoding glycosyltransferase family 9 protein: protein MNIPGRIILSRPDALGDAVVTLTTAGWIKHHAPGTHITVLCRNYARPVWACSSHVDDIITLDELQAAGDAVAVERLRSANADAVVHVFPHREVARWAKQAGIARRIGTSHRWWHWFSCNERVDFTRKNSALHEAQLNIKLLAPFGIPVPGSAEALIPCIGFVPSALNDDLRNMIQSGKRIVVLHPLSKGSAVEWGLPNFSALIHVLDPARWHVLVTGTKDEAERYRGSLPLDLPHVTDLGGKLKLDELIAVIGASDALVAASTGPLHIAAACGKRAIGLFGMRRPIHPGRWAPLGTDAHVLVHDTDCPRCARGEECDCIARIAPQRVLQMLER, encoded by the coding sequence ATGAACATCCCCGGGCGCATCATCCTCAGCCGCCCCGATGCCTTGGGCGATGCCGTGGTGACGCTCACCACGGCCGGGTGGATCAAGCACCATGCTCCGGGCACGCACATCACTGTCCTCTGCCGCAACTATGCACGACCGGTCTGGGCATGCAGCAGCCATGTGGACGACATCATTACCCTTGACGAACTGCAGGCTGCCGGTGATGCCGTGGCGGTCGAGCGTCTGCGTTCCGCGAACGCCGATGCGGTCGTCCATGTGTTCCCCCACCGTGAAGTAGCGCGCTGGGCGAAGCAAGCAGGCATCGCACGGCGCATCGGAACGAGCCATCGCTGGTGGCATTGGTTCAGCTGCAACGAGCGCGTGGACTTCACCCGCAAGAACAGTGCGCTGCACGAAGCCCAGTTGAACATCAAATTATTGGCGCCGTTCGGGATCCCTGTTCCTGGAAGTGCGGAAGCGCTCATTCCGTGCATCGGCTTTGTGCCGTCGGCGCTGAACGACGACTTGCGCAATATGATACAGTCCGGCAAGCGCATTGTTGTGCTGCACCCGCTGAGCAAAGGCAGCGCGGTGGAGTGGGGGCTGCCGAACTTCAGCGCGTTGATCCACGTTCTCGACCCCGCTCGTTGGCATGTGCTCGTCACCGGCACCAAGGATGAAGCAGAGCGTTATCGCGGTTCACTGCCGCTGGACCTGCCGCATGTGACCGACCTTGGTGGCAAGTTGAAGCTGGATGAATTGATCGCGGTCATTGGTGCGAGCGATGCATTGGTGGCCGCAAGCACCGGACCGTTGCACATCGCGGCTGCGTGCGGCAAGCGCGCCATCGGGCTGTTCGGTATGCGAAGGCCCATCCATCCCGGGCGCTGGGCACCACTGGGCACCGATGCGCATGTGCTCGTGCACGACACCGATTGTCCCCGTTGTGCAAGAGGGGAGGAGTGCGACTGCATTGCACGGATCGCACCGCAGCGTGTCCTTCAGATGCTGGAACGCTAG
- a CDS encoding glycosyltransferase family 2 protein: MPQLSVVIITYNEEHNLGRCLASVKRVADDILVLDSFSTDRTEAIAREHGARFFQHAFDGHIEQKNRAITHAMHPWVLSLDADEALSPELEASILAAKQRSDADGFTMNRLTNYCGTWIKHGGWYPDRKLRLWDSRKGRWGGVNPHDKYEMDAGARIVHLQGDLLHYSYNSLSDHIKQVDYFTTISAKQLHARGKHGGALKILFGPVAKFFGMYVIGLGFLDGPHGYTIARISAFATYLKYAKLRQLHRAR; encoded by the coding sequence ATGCCGCAGCTATCGGTCGTCATCATCACTTACAACGAAGAGCACAACCTGGGCCGCTGCCTGGCCTCGGTGAAGCGCGTGGCCGACGACATCCTGGTGCTCGATTCGTTCAGCACTGACCGTACGGAGGCCATCGCGCGGGAGCATGGTGCGCGCTTTTTCCAGCATGCCTTCGACGGGCACATCGAACAGAAGAACCGCGCCATCACGCATGCAATGCATCCGTGGGTGCTTTCGCTCGATGCCGATGAAGCGTTGAGCCCTGAACTGGAAGCTTCCATTCTTGCGGCCAAACAACGGAGCGATGCCGACGGGTTCACCATGAACCGCCTGACGAACTACTGCGGCACATGGATCAAGCACGGTGGTTGGTACCCGGACAGAAAGCTGCGTCTGTGGGACAGTCGGAAAGGCCGTTGGGGTGGTGTGAACCCGCACGACAAGTATGAGATGGACGCAGGAGCGCGTATCGTCCACTTGCAGGGCGACCTGTTGCACTACAGCTACAACTCCCTCAGCGACCACATCAAGCAAGTGGACTACTTCACCACCATCAGTGCCAAGCAATTGCATGCGCGTGGGAAGCATGGCGGTGCGCTGAAGATCCTGTTCGGCCCGGTGGCCAAGTTCTTTGGCATGTACGTCATCGGTCTCGGCTTCCTTGACGGTCCGCACGGTTACACCATCGCGCGGATCAGTGCGTTCGCCACGTACCTCAAGTACGCCAAGCTGCGCCAGTTGCACCGCGCTCGATGA
- a CDS encoding S8 family serine peptidase encodes MTPLLRFFPVLLLATASISVLAQRPETIPGDIIIQVAPGADAQAIAEAAARFNGEPTGLHVVRELSRPMRAWLLHYEAIGIDHSAFVRQVRSQPGVTIAQSNHVVKDRIVPNDPQYGSVWHHDNIDSEIAWDISTGGLTATGDTIVVCIVENADLPHPDLIGNAWFNFQEIPNNGTDDDANGFVDDFQGWNPSGNDDDVYGGGHGTQVAGMIGAKGDNGLGIAGANWDVKMMVVTRSGISEAAVIESYTYPLEMRKLYNTTGGNKGAFVVATNSSWGIDNADPNDYPLWCAFYDSLGAAGVLSCGATANNNLDMDVVGDMPTGCTSDFMVSVTATNDADVRTFSGYGATVVDVGAPGEDVYTTSIGGGYGSTSGTSFASPLTAGVIGLLYSAPCSSMMNLVQSDPAAGALFVRDALFGGVEQVGNLPGNCTTGGRINAFNSMQLILDGCGPCPAPYDLTVANVDSNTVVITWQSSASDTFNVQYRPLGFGAYIPLGQVTALGYTLSGLTGCTTYEFQVEGLCDSISSGFSTVLFTTDGCCTAPDFVTVGFVGDNSGNVTWQAVSAATSYEAQISVEGSGVWTSIPGITNAFYEFTGLDSCTTYEVTVRTICSGGPTAWSDTVSFKTSGCGACLDLPYCPSESDDASEEWIAGVQVGTLNNVTGTDDGYGDYTGLGTELEIGQGHPITLTPGFDGQLFNEYFKVFVDLDQNGDFDGTGELAYDAGAMTQTAVTGTLTIPVGALEGFTRMRVMMIFNDDGGVGCTDGYNYGETEDYCVTLVDFISGVNEQAAARVNFFPNPADRNIFFDLTGVDAANAFINVMDNTGRVVASRRMEWGRATITTAWLADGLYFYSVVNGNSELARGKFEVMH; translated from the coding sequence ATGACCCCCTTGTTGCGCTTCTTTCCCGTCCTTCTGCTTGCCACGGCTTCCATATCCGTGCTTGCCCAACGCCCGGAAACGATTCCCGGCGACATCATCATCCAGGTGGCCCCCGGCGCCGATGCACAGGCCATTGCTGAAGCGGCCGCCCGCTTCAACGGTGAGCCCACCGGTTTGCATGTGGTGCGCGAGCTGAGCCGGCCCATGCGTGCGTGGCTCCTCCACTACGAAGCCATCGGCATCGACCACAGCGCCTTCGTGCGTCAGGTACGCAGCCAGCCGGGTGTCACCATCGCGCAGAGCAACCACGTTGTGAAGGACCGTATTGTGCCGAACGACCCGCAATACGGCAGCGTATGGCACCACGACAACATCGATAGCGAGATCGCGTGGGACATCAGCACCGGGGGCCTCACAGCCACTGGCGACACCATCGTGGTGTGCATCGTGGAGAATGCAGACCTCCCACATCCAGATCTCATCGGGAACGCGTGGTTCAACTTCCAGGAGATCCCCAACAACGGTACCGACGATGACGCCAACGGCTTCGTGGACGATTTCCAAGGCTGGAACCCGAGCGGCAACGATGATGATGTGTACGGCGGTGGGCACGGCACCCAAGTGGCCGGCATGATCGGTGCAAAGGGCGACAACGGCCTTGGTATCGCGGGCGCCAACTGGGACGTGAAGATGATGGTGGTTACCCGCAGCGGCATCAGCGAAGCGGCCGTCATCGAGAGCTACACCTACCCCCTGGAAATGCGGAAGCTTTACAATACCACCGGGGGCAACAAAGGCGCCTTCGTCGTGGCCACCAACAGCAGTTGGGGCATCGACAACGCGGACCCCAATGACTACCCGCTCTGGTGCGCGTTCTACGACAGTCTGGGCGCGGCTGGTGTGCTTAGCTGCGGCGCCACCGCCAACAACAACCTCGACATGGACGTGGTGGGCGACATGCCCACGGGCTGCACCAGCGATTTCATGGTGAGCGTGACCGCCACCAACGATGCGGATGTTCGCACGTTCAGCGGCTATGGTGCCACGGTGGTGGATGTGGGTGCTCCAGGTGAGGACGTCTATACCACCAGCATTGGCGGTGGCTACGGCTCCACCAGCGGCACCAGCTTCGCCAGTCCGCTCACCGCCGGCGTCATCGGTTTGCTGTACAGCGCACCGTGCTCCAGCATGATGAACCTGGTGCAAAGCGATCCCGCTGCCGGTGCTTTGTTCGTGCGCGATGCCCTGTTCGGTGGGGTGGAACAAGTCGGCAACCTGCCCGGCAACTGCACCACCGGTGGCCGCATCAACGCGTTCAACAGCATGCAGCTCATCCTCGATGGCTGTGGCCCTTGCCCGGCACCGTACGACCTAACGGTTGCCAACGTGGACAGCAACACCGTGGTCATCACGTGGCAGAGCAGTGCTTCGGACACCTTCAACGTGCAATACCGTCCGCTCGGCTTCGGTGCCTACATCCCGCTGGGCCAGGTAACTGCGTTGGGGTACACGCTCTCCGGCCTCACCGGCTGCACCACCTATGAGTTCCAGGTGGAGGGCTTGTGCGATTCGATCAGCAGCGGCTTCAGCACGGTGCTTTTCACCACGGATGGCTGCTGTACGGCGCCCGACTTCGTGACCGTGGGCTTCGTGGGCGACAACAGCGGCAATGTGACCTGGCAGGCCGTTAGTGCGGCAACCAGCTACGAGGCGCAGATCAGTGTGGAGGGCAGCGGCGTTTGGACCAGCATCCCGGGCATCACCAATGCGTTCTACGAGTTCACTGGTTTGGATTCCTGCACAACGTATGAAGTGACCGTGCGGACCATATGCAGTGGCGGCCCCACGGCGTGGAGTGATACCGTTTCCTTCAAGACCAGCGGTTGCGGCGCTTGTCTCGACCTGCCGTATTGCCCGAGCGAAAGCGATGACGCCAGTGAGGAATGGATCGCGGGCGTACAGGTAGGCACGTTGAACAACGTTACCGGCACGGATGATGGCTATGGTGACTACACCGGTCTCGGCACCGAACTGGAGATCGGCCAAGGCCACCCCATCACCCTCACCCCGGGCTTCGATGGGCAGTTGTTCAATGAGTACTTCAAAGTCTTCGTGGACCTCGATCAGAACGGTGATTTCGACGGTACGGGCGAACTGGCCTATGATGCCGGGGCCATGACCCAGACCGCGGTCACGGGCACGCTGACCATTCCCGTTGGTGCGTTGGAGGGCTTCACACGCATGCGTGTGATGATGATCTTCAACGACGACGGCGGCGTGGGTTGCACGGACGGTTACAACTACGGCGAGACGGAGGACTACTGCGTTACCCTGGTGGACTTCATCAGCGGCGTGAACGAGCAGGCAGCTGCGCGCGTCAACTTCTTCCCGAACCCGGCCGATCGCAACATCTTCTTCGATCTCACGGGTGTGGATGCTGCCAATGCCTTCATCAACGTGATGGACAACACCGGCCGCGTGGTGGCCAGTCGCCGCATGGAGTGGGGCAGGGCCACCATCACCACGGCGTGGCTCGCTGACGGACTGTACTTCTACAGCGTGGTGAACGGCAACAGTGAACTCGCCCGCGGCAAGTTCGAAGTGATGCACTGA